One window from the genome of Rhodopseudomonas sp. P2A-2r encodes:
- a CDS encoding TlyA family RNA methyltransferase: MAKRSINTPTPRKRADLLLVERGLFESRARAQAAIEAGLVTADDKLVAKASESIAEDAAIQAEPAHPFVSRGGVKLSGALERYPIEIDDHVCLDVGASTGGFTEVLLANGASMVFAIDVGRGQLHPSLHGHPKIVSMEETDIRGYENKRLPARPDVVVIDVSFISLKAVLPVALSLAASPMHLLALIKPQFEAQGKHGKRGIIKDAAVHQEVCDDIVAFATSLGCVDIDVFPSSITGGDGNVEFFIGARRG, translated from the coding sequence ATGGCCAAGCGCAGCATCAACACCCCGACCCCGCGAAAACGCGCCGACCTGCTGCTGGTCGAGCGCGGCCTGTTCGAGAGCCGCGCCCGCGCGCAGGCGGCGATCGAGGCGGGCCTCGTCACCGCCGACGACAAACTGGTCGCGAAAGCCTCGGAGAGCATTGCCGAGGATGCCGCGATCCAGGCAGAGCCCGCGCATCCGTTCGTCTCGCGCGGCGGCGTCAAGCTGTCCGGTGCGCTGGAGCGCTACCCCATCGAGATCGATGATCACGTCTGCCTCGACGTCGGCGCCTCCACCGGCGGCTTCACCGAAGTGCTGCTGGCCAACGGCGCCAGCATGGTGTTCGCCATCGATGTCGGCCGCGGCCAGTTGCACCCTTCGCTGCACGGCCACCCGAAGATCGTCTCCATGGAAGAGACCGACATCCGCGGCTACGAGAACAAGCGACTGCCGGCGCGGCCCGACGTGGTGGTGATCGATGTCAGCTTCATCTCGCTGAAGGCCGTGCTGCCGGTGGCGTTGTCGCTGGCGGCGTCGCCGATGCACCTGCTGGCGCTGATCAAGCCGCAGTTCGAGGCGCAGGGCAAACACGGCAAGCGCGGCATCATCAAGGATGCAGCGGTTCATCAGGAAGTGTGCGACGACATCGTGGCGTTCGCAACGTCACTCGGCTGCGTCGATATCGACGTCTTCCCTTCCTCCATCACCGGCGGCGACGGCAATGTCGAATTCTTTATCGGAGCACGCCGTGGATGA
- a CDS encoding adenylate/guanylate cyclase domain-containing protein, giving the protein MTTTISDITDWLTDGARSTPRPADMMGECCNRLVAAGLPLWRVGVFIRTLHPEIFGRNFIWRSGEEVTIGSVDFDIQESPEFKRSPLAVVFHEGVEVRCRLDNPGNNSFSFFDDMRAEGVTEYIALPLLFVDGMVHASSWTTKQPGGFTEEQLADLKRLVPPLTRLIEVIGLRRTASTLLDTYVGPRAGERILAGQIRRGHTETMEAAIWLSDLRGFTALSDRLPAEQVVEILNLYFDCQVAAILKHGGEVLKFMGDGLLAVFPIAGDGDAKAVCGHVLDAANEARAAVDAMEFLTGETRERFRFGVALHVGRLLYGNIGGGNRLDFTCIGPAVNLAARLEKLAGQLHRTIVASSAFASICSDGWHELGEFPIAGFAEAQHVYGREDETPFS; this is encoded by the coding sequence TTGACCACCACCATCTCGGATATCACCGACTGGCTGACCGACGGCGCGCGATCGACGCCGAGGCCTGCCGACATGATGGGAGAGTGCTGCAACCGGCTGGTTGCCGCTGGCCTGCCGCTGTGGCGCGTCGGCGTGTTCATTCGCACGCTGCACCCCGAGATCTTCGGCCGCAATTTCATCTGGCGCTCCGGCGAGGAGGTGACTATCGGGTCGGTGGATTTCGATATCCAGGAATCGCCGGAGTTCAAGCGGAGCCCGCTGGCGGTCGTATTCCACGAGGGCGTCGAGGTGCGTTGCCGGCTCGACAATCCCGGCAACAACAGTTTTTCGTTCTTCGATGACATGCGCGCCGAGGGCGTCACCGAATACATCGCGCTGCCGCTGCTGTTCGTCGATGGCATGGTGCATGCGTCGAGCTGGACCACCAAACAGCCGGGCGGCTTCACCGAGGAGCAACTGGCCGATCTCAAGCGGCTGGTGCCGCCGCTGACCCGGCTGATTGAAGTGATCGGCCTGCGCCGCACCGCGTCCACACTCCTCGATACCTATGTTGGCCCCCGCGCCGGCGAGCGCATTCTCGCCGGGCAGATCCGCCGCGGCCATACCGAGACCATGGAGGCGGCGATCTGGCTGTCCGATCTGCGCGGCTTCACTGCGCTGTCGGACCGGCTGCCGGCCGAGCAGGTGGTCGAGATTCTCAATCTGTATTTCGATTGCCAGGTCGCCGCGATCCTGAAGCATGGCGGTGAGGTGCTGAAGTTCATGGGTGACGGCTTGCTCGCCGTATTTCCCATTGCCGGTGACGGCGATGCGAAGGCCGTGTGCGGACATGTTCTCGACGCGGCGAACGAGGCGCGCGCGGCCGTCGATGCCATGGAGTTCCTGACCGGCGAGACCCGCGAGCGCTTTCGCTTCGGCGTCGCGCTGCATGTCGGCAGGCTTCTTTACGGCAATATCGGCGGCGGCAACCGGCTCGACTTCACCTGCATCGGCCCGGCGGTCAATCTCGCGGCGCGGCTGGAAAAGCTTGCCGGACAGCTCCACCGCACCATTGTCGCCTCATCGGCCTTCGCGAGCATCTGCAGCGACGGCTGGCACGAACTCGGCGAATTCCCCATCGCCGGCTTTGCGGAAGCCCAGCATGTCTACGGCCGCGAGGATGAGACACCGTTCTCTTGA
- a CDS encoding GDSL-type esterase/lipase family protein has translation MLKRIATLSTLLLLAPQLAAAESATKWVVSWAGSAQGPYPVGNPSAQPDLKFAFPSPAAGARDQTFRLIVRPSVWGRQARIRLTNVFGTQPLSVDGVFAGLQLGSAAIAKGTNRPVTFAGKTAVTVPPGQSIWSDPVALTFVRDPDAADLAGRKLAVSFHVAGDSGPMTWHAKALTTSYVTTPGAGARGHDESEAAFPFATASWFLMDAVEMKMPADSFAIVAFGDSITDGTASSMNGDDRWPDVLARRLAMQHGNRVAVVNAGIGGNQVAGPSEYGPLKPFAGGPAAEQRLDRDVLGLSGVSAMIWLEGINDFSKNGNASADQVMDAYRRSIAHLRKARPDLRILGATVVSALGSSSAAHGSTEQDDKRKALNDFIRSSKLFDGVIDFDKVVTDPQSGGLKAEFVPESTTGGPGDKLHPNRTGYLAMGQAIDLKLMMPKETEKPSAAKR, from the coding sequence ATGCTGAAGCGGATCGCGACACTTTCAACGCTGCTGCTCCTTGCGCCGCAACTGGCGGCAGCCGAGAGCGCGACAAAATGGGTCGTGAGCTGGGCCGGCTCGGCCCAGGGGCCGTATCCGGTCGGCAATCCCTCGGCGCAGCCCGACCTGAAATTCGCGTTTCCCTCTCCTGCCGCCGGTGCGCGCGACCAGACGTTCCGCCTGATCGTGCGGCCCTCGGTGTGGGGACGGCAGGCCAGGATTCGCCTCACCAACGTGTTCGGAACCCAGCCGCTGAGCGTCGACGGCGTGTTCGCCGGATTGCAGCTCGGCAGCGCAGCGATCGCCAAGGGGACCAACCGGCCGGTCACCTTCGCCGGCAAGACGGCGGTCACCGTGCCGCCGGGCCAATCGATCTGGAGCGATCCGGTCGCTCTCACATTCGTTCGCGATCCGGATGCCGCCGACCTCGCTGGACGCAAGCTTGCGGTGAGCTTTCATGTCGCCGGCGACAGCGGTCCGATGACCTGGCACGCCAAAGCCCTGACCACTTCCTACGTCACGACGCCCGGCGCCGGCGCCAGGGGCCATGACGAAAGCGAGGCGGCGTTTCCCTTTGCCACGGCGTCCTGGTTCTTAATGGACGCGGTGGAGATGAAGATGCCGGCCGACAGCTTTGCGATCGTGGCCTTCGGCGATTCGATCACCGACGGCACGGCATCGAGCATGAACGGCGACGATCGCTGGCCCGACGTGCTGGCGCGCCGGCTGGCCATGCAGCATGGCAACCGGGTTGCCGTGGTCAATGCCGGTATCGGCGGCAATCAGGTCGCCGGGCCGTCGGAATATGGACCGCTGAAGCCGTTCGCGGGCGGCCCCGCCGCCGAGCAGCGGCTCGATCGCGACGTGCTCGGCCTGTCTGGCGTGTCCGCCATGATTTGGCTCGAGGGCATCAACGACTTCAGCAAGAACGGCAACGCCTCGGCCGATCAGGTGATGGACGCCTACCGGCGCAGCATCGCGCATCTGCGCAAGGCTCGCCCGGACCTGCGCATTCTCGGAGCCACCGTGGTCAGCGCGCTCGGCAGTTCGAGTGCCGCGCACGGATCGACGGAGCAGGATGACAAGCGCAAGGCGCTGAACGATTTCATTCGCAGCTCGAAACTGTTCGACGGCGTGATCGATTTCGACAAGGTCGTGACCGATCCGCAAAGCGGCGGCCTCAAGGCGGAGTTCGTGCCCGAAAGCACCACCGGCGGCCCCGGCGACAAGCTGCATCCGAACCGAACCGGCTATCTGGCGATGGGACAGGCGATCGACCTCAAGCTGATGATGCCCAAGGAGACCGAAAAGCCGTCAGCCGCGAAACGCTGA
- a CDS encoding DUF1194 domain-containing protein gives MRWCVSIGAVLVAGVIAGGDVASFAAPKPQPVQGRPDPTVDVELVLAVDVSYSMDMEELAIQREGYAQAIISKEFLSALMTGPNGRIAVTYFEWAASSDQKIIIPWRVIEGPESADAVAAEIMKTPIRRASRTSISGAINFAMPLFDENSWHGLRRVIDISGDGPNNNGAPVTIARDEALAKGIVINGLPIMVKEPSFSTMDIDNLDLYYEDCVVGGPGSFVITIKDRDKFKEAIRTKLVMEVAGRTPERRVVPVADASKAPRVNCLIGEKIWQDRWGR, from the coding sequence ATGCGCTGGTGTGTCTCGATTGGAGCCGTGCTTGTCGCCGGAGTAATAGCCGGAGGCGACGTCGCCAGCTTTGCCGCGCCGAAACCGCAGCCGGTGCAGGGCCGGCCGGACCCCACCGTCGATGTCGAACTGGTGCTCGCCGTTGACGTGTCCTACTCGATGGACATGGAGGAACTGGCGATCCAGCGCGAGGGCTATGCCCAGGCCATCATCTCCAAGGAATTTCTCTCGGCGCTGATGACCGGGCCCAACGGCCGCATCGCCGTGACCTATTTTGAATGGGCTGCATCGAGCGACCAGAAGATCATCATCCCCTGGCGCGTGATCGAAGGTCCGGAATCCGCCGATGCCGTGGCCGCCGAGATCATGAAGACGCCGATCCGGCGCGCGTCGCGGACCTCGATTTCCGGCGCCATCAATTTCGCCATGCCGCTGTTCGACGAGAATTCCTGGCACGGCCTGCGCCGGGTCATCGATATTTCCGGCGACGGCCCCAACAACAACGGCGCGCCGGTGACCATCGCGCGCGACGAGGCTCTCGCCAAGGGCATCGTGATCAACGGGCTGCCGATCATGGTGAAGGAGCCGTCGTTCTCGACCATGGATATCGATAATCTCGATCTGTACTACGAGGATTGCGTCGTCGGCGGCCCCGGCTCGTTCGTGATCACCATCAAGGACCGCGACAAGTTCAAGGAAGCCATCCGCACCAAGCTGGTGATGGAAGTCGCCGGCCGCACACCAGAACGTCGCGTCGTGCCGGTGGCCGATGCCAGCAAGGCGCCGCGGGTCAACTGTCTGATCGGCGAGAAGATCTGGCAGGACCGGTGGGGAAGGTAG
- the clpS gene encoding ATP-dependent Clp protease adapter ClpS has translation MPETVVKPRSKAKPKVERPKLYKVILVNDDFTPREFVVRVLQGEFRMTEDQAHKVMITAHRLGVCVVAVFTRDIAETKATRATDAGRAKGYPLLFTTEPEE, from the coding sequence ATGCCCGAGACCGTTGTCAAACCACGCAGCAAGGCCAAGCCCAAGGTCGAACGGCCGAAGCTCTACAAGGTCATCCTGGTCAATGACGACTTCACGCCACGCGAATTCGTGGTGCGCGTGCTGCAGGGCGAATTCAGGATGACCGAGGACCAGGCCCACAAGGTGATGATCACCGCGCACCGGCTCGGCGTCTGCGTGGTGGCGGTGTTCACCAGGGACATTGCCGAGACCAAGGCCACCCGTGCCACCGACGCCGGCCGCGCCAAGGGCTACCCACTCCTATTCACGACAGAGCCTGAAGAGTAG
- the fabI gene encoding enoyl-ACP reductase FabI, translated as MVEPTGLMKGKRGVILGLANNRSIAWGIAKSCHAQGAEIAFTYQGDALKKRVEPLALELGGLVLGHCDVTDPASMDAVFAVLKEKWGKIDFVVHAIAFSDKDGLDGRYVETTAENFSKTMLISCYSLTAIAQRAEKLMTEGGSIITLTYYGAEKWMPHYNVMGVAKAALEASVRYLAADLGEQNIRVNAISAGPIKTLAASGIGDFRYILKWNEYNSPLRRTVTIDEVGDSALYLLSDMSRGVTGEVHHVDSGYHVVGMKRPDAPDISLNKD; from the coding sequence ATGGTTGAACCCACAGGCCTGATGAAGGGCAAACGCGGCGTTATTCTCGGCCTGGCCAACAACCGGTCGATCGCCTGGGGCATTGCCAAATCGTGCCACGCCCAGGGCGCGGAGATCGCATTTACCTACCAGGGCGACGCGCTGAAAAAGCGGGTCGAGCCGCTGGCTTTGGAACTCGGCGGCCTGGTGCTCGGCCATTGCGACGTCACCGACCCCGCCAGCATGGATGCGGTCTTCGCTGTGCTGAAGGAGAAGTGGGGCAAGATCGACTTCGTGGTCCACGCCATCGCCTTTTCCGACAAGGACGGGCTCGACGGCCGCTATGTGGAGACGACTGCGGAGAATTTCTCCAAGACCATGCTGATCTCCTGCTACTCGCTGACGGCCATCGCGCAACGCGCCGAGAAGCTGATGACCGAGGGCGGCTCGATCATCACCCTGACCTACTACGGCGCCGAGAAATGGATGCCGCATTACAACGTGATGGGCGTCGCCAAGGCGGCGCTGGAGGCCAGCGTGCGCTATCTCGCCGCCGATCTCGGCGAGCAGAACATCCGCGTCAACGCCATTTCGGCCGGCCCGATCAAGACGCTGGCCGCCTCGGGCATCGGCGACTTCCGCTATATCCTGAAATGGAACGAGTACAATTCGCCGCTGCGCCGTACCGTGACCATCGACGAGGTCGGCGACAGCGCGCTGTACCTGCTGTCCGACATGTCGCGCGGCGTCACCGGCGAGGTGCACCACGTCGATTCCGGCTACCATGTGGTCGGCATGAAGCGCCCGGACGCGCCGGATATTTCGCTCAATAAAGACTAG
- a CDS encoding sigma-70 family RNA polymerase sigma factor: MSAFRESVESMIPALRRYARALARDADIADDLVQDTLVRALRSERLFIGGDLRSWLYTILTNLNRNRRRSLARRPVMTELYDNNADASGTEAEGRDIARALASLVEDQRSVLLLVMLEGLSYREVADIQGVPIGTVMSRLARARAHVKAYLEGARPALRSVK, from the coding sequence ATGAGCGCGTTTCGCGAGAGCGTGGAAAGCATGATCCCGGCCCTGCGCCGCTATGCGCGAGCGCTGGCGCGCGATGCCGACATCGCCGACGACCTGGTGCAGGACACCCTGGTGCGGGCGCTGCGCTCGGAAAGACTGTTCATCGGCGGCGACCTCAGGAGCTGGCTCTACACCATCCTGACCAATCTCAACCGCAACCGGCGCCGCTCGCTGGCGCGGCGGCCTGTGATGACCGAGCTGTATGACAACAATGCCGACGCGTCCGGCACGGAGGCCGAGGGCCGCGACATCGCCCGCGCGCTGGCGTCGCTGGTCGAGGACCAGCGCTCGGTGCTGTTGCTGGTGATGCTGGAAGGGCTGAGCTACCGCGAGGTCGCCGACATCCAGGGCGTGCCGATCGGCACCGTCATGAGCCGCCTCGCCCGCGCCCGCGCCCATGTGAAAGCCTATCTCGAAGGCGCCCGCCCTGCGCTGCGGAGTGTGAAGTGA
- a CDS encoding class I SAM-dependent RNA methyltransferase has translation MDEHLTIDHVGQRGDGVAYAGGNTVFVPYTLGGETVEAGPVHGHPDRRTLIRVDSASPERIEPFCPHFGACGGCAIQHWQAAPYQAWKRQIVVDTLAHAKIACEVAPLIDAHGAGRRRMTVHARKGTHDVLKVGFTAAGSHDIVPIDHCPILDPGLEGALNAAWALAEPLGLANGKPLDIQVTAANNGLDVDVRGSGPLPTPLIAKLSRIAEEHRLTRLTRHGELVLMRAPPVITMGTAQVVLPPGSFLQATRAGEDALAALVLGYCKGSKIIADLFCGVGPFALRLAAKSRVSAYDSDEGAILSLQQAAKDTSGLKPIKAEARDLFRRPLVPQELRDFDCVVFDPPRQGAQAQAEKLAASKIATVVAVSCNVQSFVRDAKILIDGGYKMESVTPVDQFRHTPHVELVARFRR, from the coding sequence GTGGATGAACACCTGACTATCGATCACGTCGGCCAGCGCGGCGACGGCGTCGCCTATGCCGGCGGCAACACCGTGTTCGTGCCTTACACGCTCGGTGGCGAGACCGTCGAGGCCGGGCCGGTCCACGGCCATCCCGACCGCCGTACCCTGATCCGCGTCGATAGCGCGAGCCCCGAGCGAATTGAACCGTTCTGCCCGCATTTCGGCGCCTGCGGCGGCTGCGCCATCCAGCACTGGCAGGCCGCGCCCTATCAGGCGTGGAAGCGCCAGATCGTGGTCGACACCCTGGCCCATGCGAAGATCGCCTGCGAAGTCGCGCCCCTGATCGATGCGCACGGCGCCGGCCGCCGCCGCATGACCGTGCACGCCCGCAAGGGCACCCATGACGTGCTCAAGGTCGGCTTCACCGCCGCCGGCTCCCACGACATCGTCCCGATCGACCATTGCCCGATCCTCGATCCGGGCCTCGAGGGCGCCCTCAACGCCGCCTGGGCGCTGGCCGAGCCGCTGGGGCTCGCCAACGGCAAGCCGCTCGACATCCAGGTTACCGCCGCCAATAACGGCCTCGACGTCGACGTGCGCGGCTCCGGACCGTTGCCGACGCCGCTGATCGCCAAGCTGTCGAGGATCGCTGAAGAACACCGACTGACGCGCCTGACCCGCCACGGCGAGCTGGTGCTGATGCGTGCGCCGCCGGTGATCACCATGGGGACGGCGCAGGTGGTGCTGCCGCCCGGCTCGTTCCTGCAGGCCACCCGCGCCGGCGAGGACGCCCTGGCCGCGCTGGTGCTGGGCTATTGCAAGGGATCGAAAATCATCGCCGACCTGTTCTGCGGCGTCGGCCCGTTCGCGCTGCGGCTCGCGGCGAAGTCGCGCGTCTCGGCGTATGATTCCGACGAAGGCGCCATCCTGTCGCTGCAGCAGGCGGCAAAGGACACCTCGGGCCTGAAGCCGATCAAGGCCGAGGCCCGCGACCTGTTCCGGCGACCGCTGGTGCCGCAGGAATTGCGCGACTTCGATTGCGTCGTGTTCGATCCGCCGCGCCAGGGTGCGCAGGCCCAGGCGGAGAAACTCGCGGCCAGCAAGATCGCGACCGTGGTCGCGGTGTCATGCAACGTGCAGAGTTTTGTGCGCGATGCCAAAATCCTGATCGACGGCGGTTACAAGATGGAGAGCGTGACCCCGGTGGACCAGTTCCGCCACACGCCGCATGTGGAGCTGGTGGCGAGGTTCAGGAGGTAG
- a CDS encoding nucleoside 2-deoxyribosyltransferase, which translates to MKIYLAGPDVFLPDAVDMGRRKVEVCARAGLTGLYPLDNLVDLSARDASLNIFRGNEAMMNEACAIIANLTPFRGPGADAGTVYELGYMAGRGKRCFAYSNDPALYVDRVSRISAVTAQDGRLVDADGLTVEDFGHTDNLMMIHALELHGAPLVVPQVRPDDLWHDLTAFEACVQLAARSLR; encoded by the coding sequence ATGAAGATCTACCTCGCAGGCCCCGACGTGTTTCTGCCGGACGCCGTTGATATGGGGCGTCGCAAGGTCGAGGTTTGCGCCCGCGCCGGTCTCACCGGCCTCTATCCGCTCGACAACCTCGTCGATCTCTCCGCTCGCGATGCGTCGCTAAACATCTTCCGCGGCAACGAGGCCATGATGAACGAGGCCTGTGCGATCATTGCAAATCTGACGCCGTTTCGCGGCCCCGGCGCCGATGCCGGCACGGTCTATGAGCTCGGCTACATGGCCGGGCGCGGCAAGCGCTGTTTTGCCTATTCCAACGATCCCGCGCTGTATGTCGACCGCGTCAGCCGGATAAGCGCGGTGACGGCGCAGGACGGCCGCCTTGTCGATGCCGACGGGCTGACCGTGGAAGATTTCGGCCATACCGACAATCTGATGATGATCCATGCGCTGGAGTTGCACGGCGCGCCGCTGGTGGTGCCGCAGGTCCGCCCTGACGACCTCTGGCACGACCTCACTGCGTTCGAGGCCTGCGTGCAGCTTGCCGCGCGTTCGTTGCGCTGA
- the aroC gene encoding chorismate synthase — protein sequence MSFNTFGHMFRVTTFGESHGPAIGCVVDGCPPLLPLAVEDIQADLDRRKPGQSRFTTQRQEADIVKILSGVMAHPETGVQVTTGTPIALMIENTDQRSKDYSDIKDKFRPGHADFTYEAKYGLRDYRGGGRSSARETATRVAAGAIARKIVPGTVVRGALVQMGPHKINRDNWDWDEIGNNPFFCPDKDKAAFFADYLDGIRKSGSSIGAVIEVIAEGVPAGLGAPIYAKLDGELAAALMSINAVKGVEIGDGFGAAELSGEDNADEMRMTNHGASFLSNHAGGILGGISTGQPVVARFAVKPTSSILSPRKTVDRSGADTDILTKGRHDPCVGIRAVPVGEAMMACVLADHFLRHRGQVG from the coding sequence ATGTCCTTCAATACCTTCGGTCACATGTTCCGGGTTACCACCTTCGGCGAGAGCCATGGGCCGGCGATCGGCTGCGTGGTCGATGGCTGCCCGCCGCTGCTGCCGCTCGCGGTGGAAGACATCCAGGCCGATCTCGACCGCCGCAAACCCGGCCAGTCGCGCTTCACGACGCAGCGCCAGGAAGCCGACATCGTCAAAATTCTCTCGGGGGTGATGGCGCATCCGGAGACCGGCGTACAGGTGACCACGGGCACGCCGATCGCGCTGATGATCGAGAACACCGACCAGCGCTCCAAGGACTATTCCGACATCAAGGACAAGTTTCGTCCGGGTCACGCCGACTTCACCTATGAGGCCAAATACGGGTTGCGCGACTATCGCGGCGGCGGCCGTTCCTCGGCGCGGGAAACTGCGACCCGCGTCGCCGCCGGCGCCATCGCGCGCAAGATCGTGCCGGGCACGGTCGTGCGCGGCGCGCTGGTGCAGATGGGCCCGCACAAGATCAACCGCGACAACTGGGACTGGGACGAGATCGGCAACAACCCGTTCTTTTGCCCCGACAAGGACAAGGCCGCCTTCTTCGCCGACTATCTCGATGGTATCAGAAAATCCGGGTCGTCGATCGGCGCAGTGATCGAAGTGATCGCCGAGGGCGTGCCGGCCGGGCTAGGCGCGCCGATCTACGCCAAGCTCGATGGCGAACTGGCGGCGGCGCTGATGAGCATCAATGCCGTCAAGGGCGTCGAGATCGGCGACGGCTTTGGCGCGGCTGAACTGTCGGGCGAGGACAATGCCGACGAGATGCGCATGACCAATCACGGGGCCTCGTTTCTCTCCAATCATGCCGGCGGCATCCTGGGCGGCATCTCCACCGGCCAGCCGGTGGTGGCGCGCTTTGCGGTCAAGCCGACCTCGTCGATCCTGTCGCCGCGCAAGACCGTCGACCGCTCCGGCGCCGACACCGACATCCTGACCAAGGGCCGCCACGATCCCTGCGTCGGCATCCGTGCCGTGCCGGTCGGCGAGGCGATGATGGCCTGTGTCCTGGCCGATCACTTTTTGCGCCATCGCGGGCAGGTGGGCTAG
- a CDS encoding histidine phosphatase family protein, translating into MPMPVIYYIRHGQTAWNAAGRFQGSQDIPLNDLGRVQAAHAGGILKDLMTRHGHTPGDFGFVSSPLGRARSTMEFVRGQLGLPAEDYALDDRLREIGFGHWEGTTLQQQEASHPELFAARLLDKWELPAPGGESYAEVTLRMRDWVDSLTGDTVAVAHGGTARALMVALGVETIAGAAEMPIEQGAVYVFSENGLAKYS; encoded by the coding sequence ATGCCCATGCCTGTCATCTACTACATCCGCCACGGCCAGACCGCGTGGAATGCCGCGGGCCGTTTCCAGGGCTCGCAGGACATTCCGCTCAACGATCTCGGCCGCGTGCAGGCCGCCCATGCCGGCGGCATTCTGAAAGATCTAATGACGCGGCACGGCCACACACCGGGCGACTTCGGTTTCGTGTCCAGCCCGCTCGGCCGGGCCCGCTCGACCATGGAATTCGTGCGCGGCCAGCTCGGTCTGCCGGCGGAGGATTATGCGCTCGACGACCGGTTGCGCGAGATCGGCTTCGGCCATTGGGAAGGCACCACGCTGCAGCAGCAGGAAGCGTCGCATCCCGAACTGTTCGCGGCGCGCCTGCTCGACAAATGGGAACTGCCCGCGCCCGGCGGCGAGAGCTACGCCGAGGTGACGCTGCGGATGCGCGACTGGGTCGACAGCCTGACCGGCGACACCGTCGCGGTGGCTCATGGCGGTACTGCGCGGGCCCTGATGGTGGCGCTCGGCGTCGAGACCATCGCCGGCGCCGCCGAGATGCCGATCGAGCAGGGCGCGGTGTATGTGTTCAGCGAGAATGGATTGGCGAAGTATAGCTGA